In the genome of Yersinia enterocolitica, the window GATGTACGAAGAACGTTATCAGCAGCGGCAGCAACATCTTAAACAACAGGTTGAGGAGCGGGTTGCTGCCGCGACAAAAAACGGCGGGATCATTATTGTATTTACCGGTAATGGCAAAGGGAAAAGTACCGCCGCATTTGGAACCGCAGCCAGAGCCGTTGGCCATGATATGCGGGTAGGTGTGCTTCAATTTATCAAGGGGGACTGGGAGTGTGGTGAACGTAACCTACTGGAGCGTAACGGGGTCGAGTTTCATATCATGGCAACCGGTTTTACTTGGGATACCCAAGATAAAGCGGCGGATATCCAAGCGGCCAGACTAGTGTGGCAGCAGGGCGCGCGGATGTTATCTGACCCTGGTTACCAGCTTGTGGTTTTAGATGAGCTCACTTATATGCTCACTTACGGTTATTTGAGCTTGGATGCGGTGTTGGCGGCGTTAAAAAATCGGCCTGTACATCAAAGTGTGGTCATCACCGGGCGAGCCTGCCATCGGGAAATTATCGCACTGGCAGATACCGTTAGTGAGTTACGACCAGTGAAGCATGCATTTGATCATGGAATTAAGGCGCAGAAAGGTATCGATTGGTGATGGGAATCCGATTATGATAACTGCTACGCTTATTTATTCATCAATCTGTTGTTTTATGAAGCGGGATACAAATAATTTGTTGATAACGCTTGATTGTTTGTTCTGAGTTATACTATATTGCGCGCCAAGGAAACGTAGTAACGTTCCAAAAAATTTCGCCGGCATAGCTCAGTTGGTAGAGCAACTGACTTGTAATCAGTAGGTCCCGAGTTCGACTCTTGGTGCCGGCACCAATTAAAAACCCGTTATCTGAATAAGATAGCGGGTTTTTGCCTTTGTACTGCTGCCACTGCTGATTTTCTGCTGTCCCCCCTCCTGGGCTATTTATTTTTTGTGATCCCATTCTCTTTTTGTCTGTTCTCTGCTTGTTATCTATATTCAATTATTGTTGGCTGATCACAGCATGGGCGTTGAACGCCGAGCAGCAACCCAATGACTAAAAGCTATCAGGGAGTTGGCGGTATGGAGAATCGGCTAAACGTGCTATATCAGGCAGGGGTTATTGATAAGGACATCTGCGATGGCATGAAAAAGGTTGTCGCACAGTTGGAAACGGTATGGGCACTGCCGGTGCGCACGGAGCAGGGGGAAATGGCGCTCACGCATATGGCAAATGCATTAATGCGCAGTCGCCGTGGTGAGGAAGTTGGACCACTTGATGATGAATTGTTGGCTGAAATCAGAGCCTCTGACGCGTTTCCACAAATTTTACAGATCCATTTGGCGCTGCTGTCACGGTTTAATTTGGCCCTGCACCCAAATGAAGAGGGGTATTTATTAGCTAATCTGTTCAGCTTGTGGATGGCGCATAAAGGTCAATGCCAGTGAGTTTTGCCTTCATGTTAAATATTCAAAAAAATGATTATTAGGCTTTTAATCTGATGGAGTCTAGCGGCAAGCTATGTCTCCCGGCCTTGCACCTAAGTCATTCGGTGTAGGTAAGTCAGTTTCCGTACTCAGATTTTTGTCACGGGTAGCGATGTGGCACTAGTTTTCGCTATTGTGTGTGGTCACCCAGTACTCGAAGCGCTGTATGACAGACTCGGCAATGTTATTCAGGGGGCAAGGTGAGTAAATTCGTGGTGGTAGTCATAGACAGCTTTGGTGTGGGAAGCATGGCCGATGTGCCTCAGGTCAGGCCGCAGGACCTTGGTGCGAATACCTGTGGGCATATTCTGGAGCGTTTTCCGCAATTGAGTCTAGCGACACTTGAACAATTGGGGCTCATCAACGCTCTGGGGTTCGCGCCGAACGTGATGAAACCTTCGCTAACGGCGGTGTACGGCAGGGCAGCGCTGCAACACGAAGGCGGTGACACCTTTATGGGGCATCAGGAAATACTGGGTACCCGCCCACAGTCACCGCTGCGTATGCCGTTTTCCGAGGTGATCGATAAGGTCGAGCAAAAACTGGTCGCGGCGGGTTGGCATGTCGAACGTCAGGGAAGCCGGTTGCAGTATCTGTTGGTAAATCAGGCCGCGGCGGTCGGTGATAACCTGGAAGCGGATCTCGGACAGGTGTTTAACATCAGCGCTAACCTGAGTGCGATTTCGTTTGCTGATGTCCGTGCCATTGGTGAGACAGTGCGTAGCTGTGTGAAGGTTGGGCGGGTGATTGCTTTTGGTGGCTTGCTAGCGAGCAATGAGCAGCTACTCGCTGCCGCAGAGGAGAAACAGGGTCGTTATATCGGGATTAATGCACCACGCTCAGGGGTTTATCAACAAGGATTTCAGGTCGTACATCTGGGCTATGGCGTAGATGCCAGCGTTCAAGTTCCACA includes:
- the cobO gene encoding cob(I)yrinic acid a,c-diamide adenosyltransferase, with amino-acid sequence MYEERYQQRQQHLKQQVEERVAAATKNGGIIIVFTGNGKGKSTAAFGTAARAVGHDMRVGVLQFIKGDWECGERNLLERNGVEFHIMATGFTWDTQDKAADIQAARLVWQQGARMLSDPGYQLVVLDELTYMLTYGYLSLDAVLAALKNRPVHQSVVITGRACHREIIALADTVSELRPVKHAFDHGIKAQKGIDW
- a CDS encoding PRD domain-containing protein — encoded protein: MENRLNVLYQAGVIDKDICDGMKKVVAQLETVWALPVRTEQGEMALTHMANALMRSRRGEEVGPLDDELLAEIRASDAFPQILQIHLALLSRFNLALHPNEEGYLLANLFSLWMAHKGQCQ
- a CDS encoding phosphopentomutase, producing MSKFVVVVIDSFGVGSMADVPQVRPQDLGANTCGHILERFPQLSLATLEQLGLINALGFAPNVMKPSLTAVYGRAALQHEGGDTFMGHQEILGTRPQSPLRMPFSEVIDKVEQKLVAAGWHVERQGSRLQYLLVNQAAAVGDNLEADLGQVFNISANLSAISFADVRAIGETVRSCVKVGRVIAFGGLLASNEQLLAAAEEKQGRYIGINAPRSGVYQQGFQVVHLGYGVDASVQVPQQLYDIGIPTVLVGKVADIALNPHGTNYQNLVDTQTIMDITLAELQKPGDGFICTNIQETDLAGHAQDVARYAERLQVVDQNLAILMGRMQQDDCLVVMADHGNDPTIGHSNHTRENVPLLVWRPGIAGGEIGYRTTLSDVGATVCDFFNAAPPQNGRSFMAQLCALSSSRPES